The Hemicordylus capensis ecotype Gifberg chromosome 6, rHemCap1.1.pri, whole genome shotgun sequence genome window below encodes:
- the LOC128331157 gene encoding olfactory receptor 5A1-like — protein MENQTKVKYFVLLGFSYSPPVQSCLFLVFLFIYAVTLMGNILIMMVIRGNSLLQSPMYFFLSHLSFIDFCYSSISVPRILMTLVTSRTISYSGCIAQMFFIFLTGCTEVFLLAAMAYDRYAAICRPLYYAQIMKAAFCRGLVGSAWAIGFIHGLVNTLPVLKLKFCGQNIIRHFSCEIPSLLALSCSETFMNRITSFITNSTVAGSSFFIILVSYIHIVSSVLKMQSAEAKRKTFSTCSSHLIVVILYYGTGSLRYLRPNSASSVIADEFFSVQYSISTPMLNPIIYSLKTREVKEAIKKIIKYTPLISHIL, from the coding sequence atggaaaatcaGACCAAAGTGAAATATTTTGTGCTCCTTGGGTTTTCATACAGCCCACCAGTCCAGAGTTGCCTCTTCCTGGTGTTCTTGTTCATATATGCGGTAACCCTAATGGGAAATATTCTGATTATGATGGTAATAAGGGGCAACAGTCTTCTCCAAAgccccatgtacttcttcctgaGTCATCTGTCTTTTATTGATTTCTGTTACTCTTCAATCAGTGTGCCAAGGATCTTAATGACTTTAGTTACAAGCCGGACAATTTCATACAGTGGCTGCATTGCCCAGATGTTTTTTATCTTTCTCACAGGCTGCACGGAAGTATTTCTCCTTGCAGCAATGGCTTATGACCGATATGCTGCGATATGTAGGCCTTTGTATTATGCACAGATCATGAAGGCTGCCTTTTgtagagggctggtggggagtgcCTGGGCAATAGGTTTCATACATGGATTAGTAAACACACTGCCTGTACTGAAGCTAAAGTTCTGTGGTCAAAACATTATCAGACATTTCAGCTGTGAGATCCCTTCATTGCTTGCCTTATCCTGCTCAGAAACCTTCATGAATAGGATTACATCTTTCATTACTAACAGCACTGTGGCAGGTTCCTCATTCTTCATTATTCTGGTGTCCTATATCCACATTGTCTCTTCAGTCCTGAAGATGCAATCAGCAGAAGCGAAAAGGAAAACCTTCTCCACCTGCAGCTCCCACCTCATTGTTGTGATTTTGTACTATGGGACTGGCAGCTTGAGGTATCTGAGGCCAAACTCAGCCTCCTCAGTCATTGCAGATGAATTCTTTTCTGTCCAGTACAGCATTTCAACCCCCATGTTGAACCCCATTATTTACAGCCTGAAAACAAGGGAAGTGAAggaagccattaaaaaaattatcaaGTATACACCATTGATTTCTCATATTTTGTAA